In Verrucomicrobiota bacterium, a single genomic region encodes these proteins:
- a CDS encoding POT family MFS transporter → MSAYRTLPAETERFPTGIPHIIGNEAAERFSFYGMKAVLAVFLAQYLHLMNEVPGLAMSRAAANEKVHLFNGFVYATPLLGAILSDAFFGKYRTIIWLSVVYCMGHAALALMGTLGEATAWLWMGLGLIALGSGGIKPCVSAHVGDQFGRKNAHLLTKIYNWFYFSINLGAFTSMLLTPWLLKWHGPHWAFGVPGVLMALATLVFWMGRERFVHIPAGGRQFFREVKSPEGLRAIGKLGGLFAFVAMFWALFDQHGSSWIFQAQDMDRNFLGWEPLPSQVQSLNSIFVLTLIPLFTFVVYPAVEKVLPLNPLRKIGAGLFLMVTAFVLVALVQTWIDGGARPNIGWQILATFLLTASEILVSIVALEFAYTQSPKTMKSFILSFYLLSVAAGNFLTSGINSFIQIPSPSEEMSERFQAGEFPTGEATLRHPGADGRGGSADDLSYRFENDVIADIDFAGKETFLEVEARVEAHWEESGRLPSLEEGARLVASSQDAWGHPLVYDLRNAITARLRSAGPDGERGTKWDLGLEVHAPEPAKEAASGGWLSHLRPASTWLERRQAELGVDDDRPQPEEGSLSSVAFVGGQLKMEGALYFWFFAGLMFVTALAFVPFAKRYEMKSYLQGDEEGGEATSP, encoded by the coding sequence ATGTCTGCCTACCGCACCCTGCCTGCCGAGACCGAGCGGTTTCCCACGGGCATCCCGCACATCATCGGCAACGAGGCGGCCGAACGCTTCAGCTTTTATGGGATGAAGGCGGTGCTGGCGGTCTTCCTGGCCCAGTATCTTCACCTCATGAATGAGGTGCCCGGCTTGGCCATGAGCCGGGCGGCGGCCAATGAGAAGGTCCATCTTTTCAATGGCTTCGTCTATGCCACGCCTCTTTTGGGGGCCATTTTGAGTGATGCCTTTTTCGGCAAGTACCGCACCATCATCTGGCTCTCGGTCGTCTACTGCATGGGTCACGCGGCGCTCGCCCTCATGGGAACGCTGGGGGAGGCCACGGCCTGGCTCTGGATGGGCTTGGGTTTGATTGCGCTGGGCTCGGGCGGGATCAAGCCCTGTGTTTCTGCCCATGTGGGGGATCAGTTTGGTCGCAAGAACGCGCACCTGCTGACCAAGATTTACAATTGGTTCTACTTTTCCATCAATTTGGGGGCCTTCACTTCGATGCTTTTGACCCCGTGGTTGCTCAAGTGGCATGGGCCGCACTGGGCTTTCGGGGTGCCGGGTGTGCTGATGGCGTTGGCCACGCTGGTTTTCTGGATGGGGCGGGAGCGCTTCGTGCACATTCCCGCGGGGGGGAGGCAGTTTTTTCGGGAAGTGAAGAGCCCCGAGGGTCTGCGGGCCATCGGCAAGCTGGGGGGGCTCTTTGCCTTTGTGGCGATGTTTTGGGCGCTCTTCGACCAGCATGGGTCTTCGTGGATTTTCCAAGCGCAGGACATGGATCGAAATTTTCTGGGTTGGGAGCCGCTGCCCTCCCAGGTGCAATCGCTCAATTCCATTTTTGTGCTGACGCTCATCCCGCTTTTCACTTTCGTGGTCTACCCAGCGGTCGAGAAAGTCCTTCCGCTCAATCCTCTCCGAAAAATCGGGGCCGGGCTTTTTCTCATGGTGACGGCCTTTGTCTTAGTGGCCTTGGTCCAGACCTGGATCGATGGCGGGGCGCGACCGAATATCGGCTGGCAGATTTTGGCGACCTTTCTGCTGACCGCTTCTGAGATTTTGGTCTCGATCGTGGCGCTGGAATTCGCCTACACCCAGTCGCCCAAGACCATGAAGTCCTTCATTCTCTCTTTCTACCTCCTTTCGGTGGCGGCGGGCAATTTCCTGACTTCGGGTATCAATTCGTTCATCCAAATTCCCTCGCCCAGTGAGGAGATGAGCGAGCGATTTCAGGCGGGGGAGTTTCCCACGGGGGAGGCCACCCTCCGGCACCCGGGAGCGGATGGCCGGGGCGGCTCCGCGGATGATCTCAGCTATCGATTCGAGAACGATGTCATCGCGGACATCGATTTCGCGGGGAAAGAAACGTTTTTGGAGGTGGAAGCCCGGGTCGAGGCCCACTGGGAGGAGAGCGGCCGGTTGCCCTCCCTGGAAGAAGGGGCCCGCTTGGTGGCCAGTAGCCAAGACGCTTGGGGCCATCCCCTGGTGTACGACCTGCGCAATGCCATCACCGCGCGGCTGCGAAGCGCGGGACCGGATGGGGAGAGGGGGACGAAGTGGGATCTCGGGCTGGAAGTGCACGCGCCGGAGCCTGCCAAGGAGGCAGCGAGCGGTGGCTGGCTGAGCCACCTGCGACCGGCAAGCACTTGGCTGGAACGGCGCCAGGCGGAGCTGGGTGTGGACGACGACCGGCCGCAGCCAGAGGAGGGGAGTCTTTCGTCGGTAGCCTTTGTGGGCGGGCAGCTCAAGATGGAGGGCGCGCTCTATTTCTGGTTCTTCGCCGGGCTGATGTTCGTGACGGCGCTGGCCTTTGTGCCTTTCGCCAAGCGCTATGAGATGAAGAGTTATCTCCAGGGAGACGAAGAAGGGGGCGAGGCGACCTCTCCCTGA
- a CDS encoding N-acetyltransferase family protein, with protein sequence MPASLLRTARKEDLPRIVEIYNAAIPSRVSTADLEPVTVAGRRKWFEAHDAQRPIWVHEDGGRVSAWAALSPYHERAAYGKTAEVSLYLAPEVQGRGLGRGILQEVLERASVLGVETLLALVFGHNPASLKLFQRAGFEEWGRLPGVAELDGNKRDLLFLGRRLIPTSRIHW encoded by the coding sequence ATGCCAGCAAGCCTCCTGCGAACGGCGCGAAAAGAGGATCTCCCGCGCATTGTGGAGATTTACAACGCAGCCATTCCCAGCCGCGTTTCGACGGCGGATCTCGAGCCGGTCACGGTGGCGGGGCGGCGAAAGTGGTTCGAGGCCCACGATGCGCAGCGCCCCATTTGGGTGCACGAGGACGGGGGGCGAGTCTCGGCCTGGGCGGCTCTCAGCCCCTACCACGAGCGGGCCGCCTACGGTAAGACGGCGGAGGTCAGTCTCTACCTGGCGCCCGAGGTGCAGGGGCGCGGGCTGGGGCGAGGCATCCTACAAGAGGTCTTGGAGCGAGCCTCGGTCCTGGGGGTCGAGACTCTTTTGGCCCTGGTTTTCGGCCACAATCCGGCCAGTCTGAAGCTGTTTCAGCGAGCGGGCTTCGAGGAGTGGGGTCGCTTGCCGGGTGTGGCGGAGCTGGACGGGAACAAGCGGGATTTGTTGTTTTTAGGGCGACGGCTGATACCAACCTCCAGAATACACTGGTAG
- a CDS encoding MoxR family ATPase, giving the protein MASEATKEPTAGLNGGPSDPEPPAVQQAAESLQRLADNVGQVIRGQETAIRKVLAALVGGGHVLLEDYPGTGKTTLAKALSKSISESDFTRVQFTPDLLPSDILGVSIWDQNTREFRFQQGPIFTHILLADEINRASPRTQSALLEAMGERQVTIEGRRYAFDQTFFVIATQNPVEFRGTYPLPEAQMDRFALQCTLGYLTVEEEMAILSDRESDRPLESLQPVLSLSELQAIRHAAENIRLAEEIKEYIVRLVAATRQRAEIKLPASPRASLTLMRLARVFALLEKREFVIPEDVQALAQDVLAHRIVLDSEAAFGGRSPRAVVSEILESEPVPA; this is encoded by the coding sequence ATGGCATCAGAAGCAACAAAAGAACCCACCGCAGGACTGAACGGAGGCCCGAGCGACCCGGAGCCGCCGGCCGTCCAGCAGGCCGCCGAAAGTCTCCAACGCTTGGCTGACAATGTGGGCCAGGTCATCCGCGGTCAGGAGACGGCCATTCGCAAGGTCCTCGCGGCCCTCGTGGGAGGGGGACACGTCCTCTTGGAAGACTACCCGGGCACCGGGAAAACCACCTTGGCCAAGGCCCTCTCGAAATCGATCTCGGAAAGCGATTTCACCCGCGTTCAATTCACCCCGGACCTCCTCCCCTCTGACATCCTGGGTGTCTCCATTTGGGACCAAAACACCCGGGAATTCCGCTTCCAGCAAGGGCCCATCTTCACCCACATCTTGCTGGCGGACGAGATCAATCGCGCCTCTCCGCGAACGCAATCCGCCCTCCTCGAAGCCATGGGAGAAAGGCAAGTCACCATTGAGGGGCGGCGCTATGCCTTCGACCAAACCTTCTTCGTCATCGCCACCCAAAACCCGGTCGAATTCCGCGGCACCTACCCCCTCCCGGAGGCTCAGATGGATCGCTTCGCCCTCCAGTGCACCCTCGGCTACCTCACCGTGGAAGAAGAAATGGCCATCCTGAGCGACCGGGAAAGCGATCGCCCCCTGGAAAGCCTCCAGCCCGTCCTCTCTCTCAGCGAACTCCAAGCCATCCGGCACGCGGCCGAAAACATCCGCCTGGCCGAAGAGATCAAAGAATACATCGTCCGCTTGGTGGCCGCCACCCGTCAGCGGGCCGAGATCAAACTCCCCGCCAGCCCCCGCGCCAGCCTCACCCTCATGCGCCTGGCCCGCGTCTTCGCCCTTCTAGAGAAGCGCGAATTCGTCATCCCCGAGGATGTCCAAGCCCTCGCCCAAGACGTCCTCGCCCACCGCATCGTGCTCGACAGCGAAGCCGCCTTCGGTGGCCGCAGCCCCCGCGCCGTCGTCAGCGAAATCCTCGAAAGCGAACCCGTGCCAGCGTAG